The following DNA comes from Enterocloster bolteae.
GTTCCGTCTTGATAAAATCAAGGAGCTGCTGCTTTAAACGCTAAAGAATCCGCTTCCGAACAGTACATTTACAATAAATGTAAATATAAATATGGTAAATGCAGGAGGATCGATATGGGTGTCGCAGCAGCTGTTAAAGGTCTTGCCTATAAAATCACCGAACAGCGAGGTCAATATACCGAATACGATACCCATAACAGGGTTCTGGGCGGTAACGGCCGCCAGTGCTGAGATCAGCGCAATGTGGTGGGTTGCCGGCATGGCAAACCCAGTCTGGGCAAAAATAAGGGATACCGCTGCGATTCCAAAGCAGAGAACCGGATAACTACCAATGGATGCCGCCGATGCCCCACCGTCCACCAGCGCCTGATACACAAATCCGGTTGTGGTTCCGATACCCAAACCAAGAATCACATTACAAAGCATTCCCTTTCCGCCGGTAAAATACTCTCTCGTCTCATCGGGAGCGGCTTTTCCTATCAGGCCACTGGAGCCAAATACCAGACGCGCAATGACGGCGGATATGATAACGGTGAATCCAGGAAGATCTGTGTTTAGGTGAAGAACTGCCCCGATCACATAATGAATCAGAAAACCAATCACACCGAACACGCCGCCTACCAGCAGTGTGGCCGGATCCGCCAGCCCGTTAAGGCAGGACAGAATATCGGTTCCGCTTCCCAGTTTTTTGGTCTTACCTGCATATGCGGACGCTGCCACGCCGCCGGCAAACGCAATATGCGGGCCAAGATAGGAACCGAACGCAATGAATCCCACCGTCATGTCTGCCCCTCCGGCCATAGCCGCCACAGCCCCTGCAATGGCGATCACGCCGGTCAATATAAACGCGGGAAGCGCTCCCATATATGCACCTATGATTCCTCCTCCAAATGATGCTACTAATGCAAACAAATTCATATGCCTATATTCTCCCTTCTTTTTATCTGCCCGTGGGCAATCCACTTCTATGTACCCCTACCCTCCTTTCCCAAATGTATTATGTTATATAGATTTTATCATCCCGGAGGCTGTTTTTCCTTATGCTATTCATACGAAAAAATGGTACTTTTAAGACATTTTCAACTAAATACAGGAAAAATTGAGCACAAAAAAAGCTGGCGTACAAATTTCTAAATCACCTGTACACCGGCCATCATTTTTTATGATACAGACTCCACGATCGCAAGCTTTTCTCTTGCAATCGCCAGTTCTTTGTTGGCGGGAATTAACCAGTACGCTCAGCTTAGAATCAGGGGGTGAGATAACGACCTCCCGGTCTCTCTTTCCATTGGCTGCCCATGCCGGTGTCAATCGTTCTACCGTTGAAGACAGCCGAAATGCTTAAATACAATTGTTTTTATAAACTATGGCGTGAATCTTGATTAAATCAATAACTCCCATAACAAAAGTTCCCCCTCTGTTTGTTCATAATTTCACATCCTATATATTTAAATCCCGCGCTTTCTGCTGTGATAACTGGTGTGCAGAAGTAATTGCGCCATTTTACTCATAGGTTCCCCGATAAATGTTTCATATAGATGTTTAATCTCCTGATTTTCAAGGGAATTTCTGAAACTTCTCTCTTGATCAGCCAAATAAAGTGACCGGATTCTCGCCATCCGAAGCTGGTCCGGAACAGGGAGTATACCGTTGTCCGGCTGTCCTCCGCCGCCAATACACCCGCCGGGACAGGTCATTACTTCCACAAAATCATAGTCATCCACAGCTCCTGTTGCAATCAGCTGTTCCGCCGCCCTGGTGCCGTAGACAACCGCGGTACGCACATCGCGGCCGCCAAGAGATACCACAGATTCCTTCACCTGTTCCAGCCCTCTCACCGGCTGGTACTGCATCAGCAGATCAGGCGGTTCAATCCCGTTCACAACCGAATATGCCATGCGCAGAGCGGCCTCCATCACGCCGCCCGTATTGCCGAAAATCACCCCTGCCCCGCTGCCTTCTCCCATAAGGGAATCAAATGCAGATGGGGTCAGATCATAAAAACCAATACCTGCTTCCCGTATCCACTCCGCCAGTTCCCTTGTGGTCAATACATAGTCATTGTCCCTAAGTCCCGGAATCCCCAGATACGCTCCTGCAGAGCACAATTCTTCCCGGGAAATCTCAAATTTCTTGGCAGTGCACGGGGCAACCGCGATATTCACGATCCGCCGCGGGTCAATCCCCTTTTCTTTAGAAAAATATGTCTTAATCAGGGCGCCCTGCATACTGATCGGGCTTTTTGTACTGGACAGGCACGGAATCCGTTCCGGGTGAAATGTTTCTATATATTTTACCCATGCCGGACAGCAGCTTGTAAACTGGGGCAATGGATGGGAATCGGCTATAAATCGTTTGAGAAACTCCGTCCCCTCCTCCATAATGGTCAGATCCGCTGAAAATGCCACATCCAGCACAAAGTCCGCTCCCAGCTTCCTGAGCGCAGAAACCATATAGCTTTCCACAAAGTCTCCGGGCTTTCCGCCAAAACATTCCCCCAGCCCCACGCGCACAGACGGTGCTGTGGAAAATATAACAATTTTTTGCTGGTCATTTACAGCCATGGCAGCTTCCCGCCACTGGCTCTTTGCGCGGATTGCCCGCTCCGGGCAGGCAGCCGCGCACTGGCCGCAGTGAATACATGTAAAATCATCCGCTCCCGTGACTTTACACGGCTGTGCCACTCCTATTTCTTCTGCGCATACGGCCAAGCAATGGCTGCAATTCGCACAGATGTCCTCATCCTTTTCAATTGCAGGGTTATCCGGGGATACAGGAACACTTTTAGGATAACGTTCACTCATTCAGTCCCAGCCCCCTTCTCTTATCTGATATGACAGCAGCGATCTTTTCGGCCGCCGCATCAATCTCTGTCTCCACCATCAGCTTTCCGCCTGTTATTCCTTCCATCTGATTACACAGCACATCCAATATTACAGGGCTTCCCATCACAAATGGCGCCAGCCCCAGATGCAAGTGAAAGCCCAGGGCCAGTGCAAACGCCCCATCCGCCAATGCCTGTTCTTCCAGCCATTGGGGTGCGGAAACCACCACCGGAAGTTTGGGCAGATCCACTCCCAACGCTCCGGCCAGCTCCCCGGCAACGGCTTCAATACGGCCGATTGCAAGGCAGGGGCCGAAATTGAGTACTGGTGGAATCCCAAGGCTGCGGCAAACCTGTGACAAGCCCGGTCCCGCCAATCCGGCCGCATCCCGGCTCATAAGACCG
Coding sequences within:
- a CDS encoding [FeFe] hydrogenase, group A, with the translated sequence MSERYPKSVPVSPDNPAIEKDEDICANCSHCLAVCAEEIGVAQPCKVTGADDFTCIHCGQCAAACPERAIRAKSQWREAAMAVNDQQKIVIFSTAPSVRVGLGECFGGKPGDFVESYMVSALRKLGADFVLDVAFSADLTIMEEGTEFLKRFIADSHPLPQFTSCCPAWVKYIETFHPERIPCLSSTKSPISMQGALIKTYFSKEKGIDPRRIVNIAVAPCTAKKFEISREELCSAGAYLGIPGLRDNDYVLTTRELAEWIREAGIGFYDLTPSAFDSLMGEGSGAGVIFGNTGGVMEAALRMAYSVVNGIEPPDLLMQYQPVRGLEQVKESVVSLGGRDVRTAVVYGTRAAEQLIATGAVDDYDFVEVMTCPGGCIGGGGQPDNGILPVPDQLRMARIRSLYLADQERSFRNSLENQEIKHLYETFIGEPMSKMAQLLLHTSYHSRKRGI